The following coding sequences are from one Desulfosporosinus orientis DSM 765 window:
- a CDS encoding HAMP domain-containing sensor histidine kinase, giving the protein MKLWLAITLLILVVLGGLGFTLTWLFGDFYLQQKLNSLRSEATEISAQLASVPNWSARLALLESLKLTSGTQLVLLDTQGNLVVMAGSINPQGTQGSIEWYPKSLIGGALNGWSGDLRPTDFFTQGNLEQVLSGQTISIKALPINGGAQAMLLAATPVGSNPVKGVVLLGSSPIPLQESIATFRRLILYASLIAVFLATVVSLIFAQHVTRPLGLMQRGATRMAKGDFLPIQGVTSKDEIGELAESLNSMGESLKNHMAWLSQEKNLLQGIVESISDAVIMLSIDGSILYANDSAKALWQENEAEVEERKTQIVSILQAMAEKGNQEDLVTLDIQVLQIVMAPMAENEGIRGHVAVLRDVTASLRAEKSRREFLASVTHELRTPLHLIQGYLEAIEDGVIPIDQHEEYIDLVIEESKRLARLVQNLQEINWLERGQVIQPIEIDLEDFLQDIDQRFQGRAQELGVNLEICQGSGQLVADPDQLLQVFINLLDNALRHTPPGKTVRVCMKEEPNEICLVIQDEGEGIPKEALPYIFDRFFRVNKARSRKDGGMGLGLAIVRQIVEAHGGNVRVESDMGKGTTFLIFLPK; this is encoded by the coding sequence ATGAAATTATGGCTTGCTATAACCCTGCTGATTCTCGTTGTTCTCGGGGGGTTGGGTTTTACCCTTACTTGGCTGTTTGGTGATTTTTATCTGCAGCAAAAATTAAATTCTCTTCGTTCAGAAGCTACGGAAATATCGGCACAGTTGGCATCTGTACCCAACTGGAGTGCTCGTCTTGCCTTACTTGAATCTCTTAAGTTAACTTCCGGAACTCAACTGGTGCTTCTTGACACCCAGGGAAATCTAGTCGTTATGGCGGGCTCAATTAATCCCCAGGGGACCCAGGGCAGTATTGAGTGGTATCCCAAGAGTCTAATCGGAGGTGCCCTTAATGGCTGGTCCGGAGATCTGCGCCCAACGGATTTTTTTACCCAAGGTAATCTAGAGCAAGTCTTGTCCGGTCAGACCATCTCTATTAAAGCCCTGCCCATCAATGGCGGTGCACAAGCTATGCTGCTTGCGGCTACTCCAGTGGGCTCAAATCCAGTTAAAGGGGTTGTTTTGCTGGGTAGTTCTCCTATTCCCTTACAAGAAAGCATTGCCACCTTTCGCCGCTTAATCCTGTATGCTTCCTTAATTGCCGTTTTTCTGGCTACAGTGGTCAGCCTTATTTTTGCCCAGCATGTTACCCGTCCCCTGGGCTTAATGCAGCGTGGCGCTACTCGTATGGCCAAAGGCGATTTTTTGCCTATTCAAGGAGTTACCAGCAAGGATGAAATTGGTGAGTTGGCAGAGTCTTTGAATTCAATGGGGGAAAGCTTGAAGAATCATATGGCTTGGCTTTCCCAAGAGAAGAATTTACTCCAGGGAATTGTGGAAAGTATCAGTGATGCAGTGATCATGCTGAGCATAGATGGTTCGATTCTGTATGCCAATGACTCTGCAAAAGCCTTGTGGCAGGAAAATGAAGCAGAGGTGGAGGAAAGAAAGACTCAAATAGTTTCCATTCTCCAGGCTATGGCTGAAAAGGGAAATCAGGAAGATTTAGTAACCCTGGATATTCAAGTGTTGCAGATTGTTATGGCTCCTATGGCGGAAAATGAAGGTATACGCGGGCATGTTGCCGTATTGCGGGATGTGACGGCTTCCCTGCGGGCGGAAAAGTCCCGGCGTGAGTTCTTGGCCAGTGTCACTCATGAGCTTAGGACCCCGCTGCATTTAATCCAAGGATATTTGGAAGCTATTGAAGATGGAGTTATACCAATAGATCAACATGAAGAATATATTGACTTAGTTATAGAAGAATCCAAACGCTTAGCCCGCTTGGTCCAAAATCTGCAGGAAATTAACTGGCTCGAACGCGGACAAGTCATCCAACCTATTGAGATCGACTTAGAAGACTTTCTCCAGGATATCGACCAACGTTTTCAAGGCAGGGCCCAAGAGCTGGGGGTTAATTTGGAAATTTGCCAGGGGTCCGGGCAATTGGTTGCAGACCCGGATCAACTTTTACAAGTCTTTATTAATCTTTTAGATAATGCTTTGCGGCATACGCCGCCGGGCAAAACGGTGCGAGTATGCATGAAGGAAGAGCCTAACGAAATCTGCTTGGTAATCCAAGATGAAGGGGAAGGAATCCCCAAAGAGGCCCTGCCCTACATCTTTGATCGTTTCTTTAGAGTTAATAAGGCCAGGAGTCGTAAAGATGGAGGTATGGGCTTAGGGCTGGCCATTGTGCGTCAAATTGTCGAGGCTCACGGCGGTAACGTCCGTGTGGAAAGCGATATGGGCAAAGGAACCACTTTTCTGATATTCCTTCCTAAATAA
- a CDS encoding YraN family protein — MGNKQSLGKSGEELAANTIQESGLVIIQQNYRCPKGEMDIIALDGEVLVFIEVRTRRSAYRGWGEESITFKKAQRLQSIASFYLLQKRYTSWPSLRFDVIAIRWLEDKSEVHWYKGALQY; from the coding sequence ATGGGGAACAAACAATCTCTGGGAAAATCCGGCGAAGAATTAGCTGCAAATACAATTCAAGAATCAGGACTAGTCATAATCCAACAAAATTATCGTTGTCCTAAAGGAGAAATGGATATAATTGCTCTGGATGGTGAAGTTCTGGTGTTTATAGAAGTACGCACCCGCAGGTCAGCCTATCGAGGTTGGGGAGAAGAGAGCATCACCTTTAAAAAAGCCCAGCGCTTACAGTCTATTGCCTCCTTTTATTTGCTGCAAAAAAGATATACTAGTTGGCCGAGCTTAAGATTTGATGTGATTGCCATTCGCTGGCTGGAGGATAAGTCTGAAGTTCATTGGTATAAAGGGGCTTTGCAATACTAA
- a CDS encoding response regulator transcription factor: MDPILIVDDEEKIRSLVRLYLEREGFTVEEAEDGRVALEKFRAGQFSLLIIDLMMPDIDGWRVCREVRESSSLPIIMLTARGEEFDRVLGLELGADDYLVKPFSTKELVARVKALLRRSRGQLQSVSSEITAGLLCIDKERHRVSIGDEVINLTPLEFDLLYFLAKNRGRVFSREQLMETVWGYDFYGDARTVDTHVKKLREKLNHPSVKGMLVTVWGVGYKFDSDQVHSK; this comes from the coding sequence TTGGACCCGATTTTAATTGTTGATGACGAAGAAAAAATCAGAAGTTTAGTACGCTTATATCTCGAACGAGAAGGCTTCACAGTTGAGGAAGCAGAGGATGGACGTGTGGCCTTAGAAAAATTTCGGGCAGGTCAGTTTTCCTTATTGATTATTGATCTGATGATGCCGGATATTGATGGCTGGCGTGTCTGTCGTGAAGTCCGGGAGAGTTCATCCCTGCCCATCATTATGCTCACTGCTCGGGGGGAAGAGTTTGACCGTGTTCTGGGGCTTGAGCTGGGGGCGGATGATTATCTGGTTAAGCCCTTTAGTACGAAGGAACTTGTTGCGCGAGTCAAGGCTCTCTTACGCCGTTCCAGAGGGCAGCTTCAATCAGTTTCTTCGGAAATCACGGCAGGCTTGCTCTGTATTGACAAAGAACGGCACCGGGTAAGTATTGGCGATGAGGTTATCAATTTGACCCCTCTTGAATTTGATTTATTATATTTCCTAGCTAAAAATCGAGGGCGAGTGTTTTCAAGAGAACAACTGATGGAAACAGTGTGGGGTTATGATTTCTATGGGGATGCCCGTACAGTGGATACCCATGTTAAAAAACTGAGAGAGAAGCTCAATCATCCCAGCGTCAAAGGGATGTTGGTCACCGTCTGGGGTGTGGGTTACAAATTTGACTCTGATCAGGTACACTCTAAATGA